A portion of the Magnolia sinica isolate HGM2019 chromosome 17, MsV1, whole genome shotgun sequence genome contains these proteins:
- the LOC131230861 gene encoding riboflavin biosynthesis protein PYRD, chloroplastic produces MHLLVLSPSNLSPNLTLFPSSAHLDRSFNSHSCSTKRPSNSNSGNGFCNSQKILSGYTSCLKDHTTVDGFYVRGMLGLARECNAGRASNSNSGIGFCNSLKMVYESPSVLRIHNNFNGSYMRSVELTNDCYSTRSSDSHSGIGFCNSHKMGSESPLLLKNHCIFNGSYMRRSTELAKNRYGKGVSNSNSGGRFPQKIVFESSSFLKDYSNLNGFSMRCCFKRASCCNSGTGFCSSHNGEFEYPSVLKHDSNLNAFCVRRCVGLAKDTSVSDFRNWPFSSNKRVSKTHSSRRNLGHLSGIRCEGVGERDDSFYMRRCVEVARKAVGCTSPNPMVGCVIVKNGEIVGEGFHPKAGQPHAEVFALKNAGVLAENATAYVSLEPCNHYGRTPPCSEALIRAKVKHVVIGMVDPNPIVASKGVERLRESGIEVTVGVEEELCQKLNEAYIHRMLTGKPFVTLRYSLSFNGRIMNHLSKGAEESGGYYSQLLQEYDGVIISSTSLAENSTFPASQEAGANQPLRIIISAASNSPLRLPTLTTEASSPTIVFADKSTVVDPTTGHNLGRLGIETVVLERMDLSAILDYCGHRGLCSVLLDLRGDFSEILEMGFEGGLFQKVVMEVCPVWDEIVESSSALALKSVGRKSMGLKDLQSRISKGSVVVEGYI; encoded by the exons ATGCATCTTTTAGTCCTATCCCCTTCAAATCTCAGCCCCAATCTCACCCTCTTCCCATCTTCTGCCCATTTGGACCGCTCATTCAATTCACACAGCTGCTCTACCAAAAGGCCATCAAATTCAAATTCTGGAAATGGGTTTTGTAATTCCCAGAAAATTCTGTCTGGATACACCTCTTGTTTGAAAGATCACACCACTGTGGATGGTTTTTATGTCAGGGGGATGCTTGGGCTAGCAAGAGAATGCAATGCAGGAAGGGCCTCAAATTCAAATTCTGGAATTGGGTTTTGTAATTCCCTCAAAATGGTATATGAATCTCCCTCTGTTTTGAGAATTCACAACAATTTCAATGGCTCTTACATGAGATCTGTTGAGCTGACAAATGACTGTTACAGCACAAGGTCCTCGGATTCACATTCTGGAATTGGGTTTTGTAATTCCCACAAGATGGGGTCCGAATCTCCCCTTCTTTTGAAAAATCACTGCATTTTCAATGGTTCTTACATGAGGAGGTCTACTGAGCTAGCAAAAAACCGTTATGGCAAAGGGGTCTCCAATTCAAACTCTGGAGGTCGGTTTCCCCAAAAAATAGTATTTGAGTCTTCATCTTTTCTTAAAGATTACAGCAATTTGAATGGTTTTTCTATGAGATGCTGTTTTAAAAGGGCCTCATGTTGTAATTCCGGCACTGGGTTTTGCTCTTCTCACAATGGAGAATTTGAATATCCTTCTGTTTTGAAACATGACAGCAATTTGAATGCTTTTTGTGTGAGGAGATGTGTTGGATTGGCAAAAGACACCTCAGTATCTGATTTTAGAAATTGGCCTTTTAGTTCTAACAAAAGGGTATCCAAAACGCATTCCAGTCGTAGAAATCTTGGCCATTTGAGTGGTATCAGATGTGAGGGAGTTGGAGAGAGAGATGATAGCTTTTATATGAGGAGGTGCGTTGAGGTTGCAAGGAAGGCTGTTGGGTGCACAAGTCCTAATCCAATGGTGGGGTGTGTGATTGTGAAGAATGGAGAGATTGTGGGTGAGGGGTTTCATCCAAAGGCAGGGCAGCCACATGCTGAG GTTTTTGCTCTGAAGAATGCTGGGGTCTTGGCCGAAAATGCAACAGCCTATGTGAGCTTAGAACCATGTAACCATTATGGAAGAACTCCTCCCTGCTCCGAAGCATTGATTCGAGCTAAGGTAAAACACGTGGTCATCGGAATGGTGGACCCAAATCCAATTGTAGCTTCAAAGGGAGTGGAGAGACTGAGAGAATCAGGAATTGAAGTTACAGTAGGAGTCGAGGAAGAGCTGTGTCAGAAGCTTAATGAGGCATATATCCATCGAATGCTTACAGGGAAGCCGTTCGTTACACTGAG ATACTCTCTCTCATTCAATGGGCGGATTATGAATCACCTCAGCAAAGGAGCAGAAGAGTCCGGTGGATACTACTCACAGTTGCTACAGGAATATGATGGTGTCATCATTTCCAGCACCTCACTGGCCGAAAACTCCACCTTCCCAGCATCTCAAGAAGCAGGCGCCAATCAACCACTCCGGATTATAATATCAGCGGCTTCAAATTCGCCATTGCGTCTCCCTACTCTCACCACCGAGGCCAGCAGCCCGACTATTGTTTTTGCAGATAAAAGTACAGTCGTGGACCCCACAACAGGGCATAACTTGGGTCGGTTGGGAATCGAGACGGTGGTGTTGGAACGGATGGATTTGAGCGCAATCCTTGACTATTGCGGCCACCGTGGTTTGTGTAGTGTTTTATTGGATTTGAGAGGGGATTTCAGTGAGATTCTTGAAATGGGTTTTGAGGGGGGCCTCTTCCAGAAAGTGGTGATGGAAGTATGCCCGGTTTGGGATGAAATTGTAGAGAGTTCGTCAGCGCTGGCATTGAAGAGTGTTGGGAGGAAATCAATGGGATTGAAGGATCTGCAATCAAGGATCTCAAAGGGGAGTGTTGTGGTGGAGGGCTATATTTAG